From a single Deinococcus humi genomic region:
- the ribF gene encoding riboflavin biosynthesis protein RibF, with product MKTYVSPSQRPDTETVVAVGSFDGVHLGHQALIAQVKAKAREHRVPSVVYTFDPPTRVLTQGVEFLSTLPEKLDLLARYGVDETIATSFTAEFAARPKEAFLDDLRTLRPRTVVVGEDFHFGRGRAGGVEDLRRVADEVVALPMHQLGGEDIKSTRIRELLATGDVDGAGRLLGRHYDAQGVVIHGDQLGRTIGWPTANIGVPDGKALPLGVFAVVALGDRGERWHGMANVGFRPTVNGKTRRFEVHLFDFEGNLYGKELQVKFFSYLRGEQKFSGLDELKAQLTRDAQGARDLLSGVR from the coding sequence GTGAAGACCTACGTTTCGCCCTCCCAGCGCCCGGATACCGAGACCGTGGTGGCTGTCGGCTCTTTTGACGGCGTGCATCTGGGGCATCAGGCTTTAATTGCCCAGGTAAAGGCCAAGGCCCGCGAGCACCGTGTGCCCAGCGTGGTCTACACCTTCGATCCGCCCACGCGGGTGCTGACCCAGGGCGTGGAATTCCTGTCCACCCTGCCCGAGAAGCTCGATCTACTGGCCCGCTACGGCGTGGACGAGACGATTGCCACGTCCTTTACCGCCGAGTTCGCGGCCCGTCCCAAGGAAGCCTTTCTGGACGACTTGCGGACCCTGCGTCCGCGCACCGTCGTGGTGGGTGAAGACTTCCATTTCGGACGTGGCCGGGCCGGGGGCGTTGAAGACCTGCGCCGAGTGGCCGACGAGGTGGTGGCCCTGCCGATGCACCAGCTGGGCGGCGAGGACATCAAGAGCACCCGCATCCGCGAACTGCTGGCGACGGGCGATGTGGACGGCGCGGGCCGCTTGCTGGGCCGCCATTACGACGCGCAGGGTGTGGTCATCCACGGCGATCAGCTGGGCCGCACGATTGGCTGGCCCACCGCCAATATCGGCGTGCCGGACGGCAAGGCGCTGCCGCTGGGCGTCTTTGCCGTTGTGGCTCTGGGAGACCGGGGCGAACGCTGGCACGGCATGGCGAACGTGGGCTTCCGGCCCACCGTCAATGGCAAAACGCGCCGCTTCGAGGTGCATCTGTTTGACTTCGAGGGCAACCTCTACGGCAAGGAGTTGCAGGTCAAATTCTTCTCGTACCTGCGCGGCGAGCAGAAATTCAGCGGCCTCGACGAGCTGAAGGCACAACTAACACGGGACGCCCAGGGCGCCCGGGACCTGCTCAGCGGCGTGCGGTGA
- a CDS encoding NUDIX domain-containing protein yields the protein MTGDARTIYDGHILKLELLENKWEVIRHADAVAVLALNDAGEMLLVRQFRRAVDAHTLEAPAGLIDGEESPEAAARRELQEEAGLDGEMRLLTRFYSSPGFCDEQLYVFQATALRESRLPQDEDEDIEVLWMSPQKVLDGMREGRIVGSASTLAAAMYGVQILNTNGAAADE from the coding sequence ATGACTGGCGACGCACGGACCATCTACGACGGCCACATCCTGAAGCTAGAACTGCTGGAGAACAAATGGGAGGTGATTCGTCACGCCGACGCGGTGGCCGTGCTGGCACTCAATGACGCGGGCGAGATGTTGCTGGTGCGCCAGTTTCGCCGCGCTGTAGACGCTCACACGCTGGAAGCCCCGGCGGGCCTGATTGACGGCGAGGAATCACCAGAAGCGGCGGCCCGCCGCGAACTGCAGGAGGAGGCCGGACTGGACGGCGAGATGCGTCTGCTGACCCGTTTCTACTCCAGCCCAGGCTTCTGCGACGAGCAACTGTACGTGTTCCAGGCGACGGCGCTGCGCGAGAGCAGACTGCCCCAAGACGAGGACGAAGACATCGAGGTGTTGTGGATGTCGCCCCAGAAAGTGCTGGACGGCATGCGTGAGGGCCGGATCGTCGGCAGCGCGTCCACTCTGGCGGCGGCGATGTACGGCGTGCAGATTCTGAACACAAATGGTGCGGCGGCAGACGAGTGA